A section of the Ochotona princeps isolate mOchPri1 chromosome 19, mOchPri1.hap1, whole genome shotgun sequence genome encodes:
- the CPLX2 gene encoding complexin-2, translating into MDFVMKQALGGATKDMGKMLGGEEEKDPDAQKKEEERQEALRQQEEERKAKHARMEAEREKVRQQIRDKYGLKKKEEKEAEEKAALEQPCEGSLTRPKKAIPAGCGDEEEEEEESILDTVLKYLPGPLQDMFKK; encoded by the exons ATGGACTTTGTCATGAAACAGGCCCTTGGAG GGGCCACCAAGGACATGGGGAAGATGCTGGGGGGCGAGGAGGAGAAGGACCCGGATGctcagaagaaggaggaggagcggCAGGAGGCGCTgcggcagcaggaggaggagcgcAAAGCCAAGCATGCGCGCATGGAGGCGGAGCGCGAGAAGGTCCGGCAGCAGATCCGCGACAAG taCGGgctgaagaagaaggaagagaaggaggctgAGGAGAAGGCTGCCCTGGAACAGCCCTGCGAGGGGAGCTTGACCCGGCCCAAGAAGGCCATCCCTGCGGGCTGCGgggatgaagaggaggaggaggaggagagcatcCTGGACACGGTGCTCAAATACCTGCCCGGGCCACTGCAGGACATGTTCAAGAAGTAG